A genomic segment from Mus caroli chromosome 17, CAROLI_EIJ_v1.1, whole genome shotgun sequence encodes:
- the Psmb8 gene encoding proteasome subunit beta type-8 encodes MALLDLCGANRGQRPEWAALDAGSGGRSDPGHYSFSAQAPELALPRGMQPTAFLRSFGGDQERNVQIEMAHGTTTLAFKFQHGVIVAVDSRATSGSYISSIRMNKVIEINPYLLGTMSGCAADCQYWERLLAKECRLYYLRNGERISVSAASKLLSNMMLQYRGMGLSMGSMICGWDKKGPGLYYVDDNGTRLSGQMFSTGSGNTYAYGVMDSGYRQDLRPEEAYDLGRRAIAYATHRDNYSGGVVNMYHMKEDGWVKVESSDVSDLLYKYREAAL; translated from the exons ATGGCGTTACTGGATCTGTGCGGTGCCAATCGGGGACAGCGGCCCGAGTGGGCTGCCCTGGATGCGGGAAGCGGGGGTCGCTCGGACCCCGGACACTACAGTTTCTCCGCGCAAGCTCCGGAGCTCGCACTTCCCCGGGGAATGCAG CCCACCGCATTCCTGAGGTCCTTTGGTGGTGACCAGGAAAGGAATGTTCAAATTGAGATGGCCCACGGCACAACCACACTCGCCTTCAAGTTCCAGCATGGCGTCATCGTGGCGGTGGACTCCAGGGCCACTTCAGGGAGTTACATTA GCTCCATAAGGATGAACAAAGTGATCGAGATTAACCCTTACCTGCTTGGCACCATGTCCGGTTGTGCAGCCGACTGTCAGTACTGGGAGAGGCTGTTGGCCAAGGAGTGCAG GCTGTATTATCTTCGGAATGGGGAACGCATCTCCGTGTCTGCAGCATCCAAGCTGCTTTCCAACATGATGCTGCAGTACCGGGGGATGGGCCTCTCCATGGGCAGCATGATCTGTGGCTGGGACAAGAAG GGACCAGGACTTTACTACGTAGATGACAATGGGACTCGGCTCTCGGGACAGATGTTTTCCACTGGCAGCGGGAACACCTATGCCTACGGGGTGATGGACAGTGGTTACCGGCAGGACCTCAGACCTGAAGAGGCCTACGACCTTGGCCGCAGAGCTATTGCTTACGCTACTCACAGAGACAACTATTCTGGAGGAGTCGTCAACA TGTACCACATGAAGGAAGACGGTTGGGTGAAAGTGGAGAGTTCCGATGTCAGTGATCTGCTGTACAAGTACCGAGAGGCCGCTCTGTGA
- the Tap2 gene encoding antigen peptide transporter 2 yields MALSHLRPWVSLLLVDMALLGLLQGSLGNLLPQGLPGLWLEGTLRLGVLWGLLKVGGLLGLVGTLLPLLCLATPLFFSLRALVGGTVSTSVVRVASASWGWLLAGYGAAALSWAVWAVLSPAGVQEKEPGQENRTLMKRLLKLSRPDLPFLIAAFFFLVLAVWGETLIPRYSGRVIDILGGDFDPDAFASAIFFMCLFSVGSSFSAGCRGGSFLFTMSRINLRIREQLFSSLLRQDLGFFQETKTGELNSRLSSDTSLMSRWLPFNANILLRSLVKVVGLYFFMLQVSPRLTFISLLDLPLSIAAEKVYNPRHQAVLKEIQDAVAKAGQVVREAVGGLQTVRSFGAEEQEVSRYKEALERCRQLWWRRDLEKDVYLVIRRVMALGMQVLILNCGVQQILAGEVTRGGLLSFLLYQEEVGQYVRNLVYMYGDMLSNVGAAEKVFSYLDRRPNLPQPGILAPPWLEGRVEFQDVSFSYPRRPEKPVLQGLTFTLHPGTVTALVGPNGSGKSTVAALLQNLYQPTGGQLLLDGQPLAEYDHHYLHRQVVLVGQEPVLFSGSVKDNIAYGLRDCEDAQVMAAAQAACADDFIGEMTNGINTEIGEKGGQLAVGQKQRLAIARALVRNPRVLILDEATSALDAQCEQALQTWRLQGNRTMLVIAHRLHTVQNADQVLVLKQGRLVEHDQLRDGQDVYAHLVQQRLEA; encoded by the exons ATGGCGCTGTCCCACCTGAGGCCCTGGGTCTCTCTGCTGCTGGTGGACATGGCTTTACTTGGGTTGCTACAAGGATCTCTGGGAAATCTGCTTCCCCAGGGGCTGCCAGGACTCTGGCTAGAGGGCACCCTGCGACTTGGAGTGCTGTGGGGACTGCTAAAAGTGGGAGGGCTGCTGGGACTTGTGGGGACCCTTCTGCCCTTGCTCTGCCTGGCCACTCCCCTGTTTTTCTCGCTAAGAGCCCTGGTGGGAGGCACCGTGAGCACCTCAGTAGTCCGAGTGGCTTCTGCCTCTTggggctggctgctggctggctATGGGGCTGCCGCGCTGAGCTGGGCCGTGTGGGCTGTACTGAGCCCGGCTGGAGTCCAGGAGAAGGAACCAGGCCAGGAGAACAGAACACTGATGAAGCGGTTGCTGAAGCTGTCCAGGCCGGACCTGCCTTTCCTCATAGCTGCCTTCTTCTTCCTTGTGTTGGCTGTgtggg GGGAGACGTTAATCCCTCGCTATTCGGGTCGTGTGATTGACATCCTGGGAGGTGATTTCGACCCCGACGCCTTTGCAAGCGCCATCTTTTTCATGTGCCTGTTCTCtgttgggag CTCCTTCTCTGCAGGCTGTAGaggaggctccttcctcttcaCCATGTCCAGGATCAACCTGCGGATACGAGAGCAGCTTTTCTCATCTTTGTTGCGCCAAGACCTTGGATTCTTCCAGGAGACCAAGACAG GGGAGCTGAACTCGAGGCTGAGCTCTGACACCTCTCTGATGAGCCGCTGGCTCCCTTTCAATGCCAATATCCTGTTGCGGAGCCTGGTGAAGGTGGTGGGGCTCTACTTCTTCATGCTCCAGGTATCGCCCCGACTCACCTTCATCTCCCTGCTGGACCTGCCCCTCTCGATAGCAGCTGAGAAGGTGTACAACCCCCGCCAtcag GCGGTGCTAAAGGAGATCCAGGATGCAGTGGCCAAGGCAGGGCAGGTGGTGCGCGAGGCGGTAGGAGGGCTGCAGACTGTGCGAAGCTTTGGGGCCGAGGAGCAGGAAGTCAGCCGCTACAAGGAGGCCCTGGAGCGATGTAGACAGCTGTGGTGGCGCCGAGACCTGGAAAAAGACGTGTATCTAGTCATACGGAGG GTGATGGCCTTGGGCATGCAGGTGCTGATTCTGAACTGCGGCGTGCAGCAGATTCTGGCTGGGGAGGTCACCCGGGGCGGCCTGCTCTCCTTCCTGCTGTACCAGGAGGAAGTGGGACAATATGTCCGG AACCTGGTTTACATGTATGGAGATATGCTGAGCAACGTGGGTGCTGCTGAAAAGGTGTTTTCCTACCTGGACCGAAGGCCGAATCTGCCCCAGCCTGGGATCCTGGCCCCTCCCTGGCTGGAGGGGCGCGTGGAATTCCAAGACGTCTCCTTTTCGTATCCCAGGCGCCCCGAGAAGCCTGTGCTCCAG GGGCTGACGTTCACCCTGCATCCTGGAACGGTGACAGCGTTGGTGGGACCCAATGGATCAGGGAAGAGCACCGTGGCCGCCCTGCTGCAGAACCTGTACCAGCCCACTGGGGGCCAGCTGCTGCTGGATGGCCAGCCCCTGGCCGAGTACGATCACCACTACCTGCACCGCCAG GTGGTTCTGGTGGGGCAGGAGCCTGTGCTGTTCTCGGGTTCTGTCAAGGACAATATTGCCTATGGCCTGAGGGACTGTGAGGACGCTCAAGTGATGGCAGCTGCCCAGGCGGCCTGTGCAGACGACTTCATAGGGGAAATGACTAATGGAATAAACACAG AAATCGGGGAGAAAGGGGGCCAGTTAGCTGTGGGACAGAAGCAACGTCTGGCCATTGCCCGGGCTCTTGTGCGGAACCCACGGGTCCTCATTCTGGATGAGGCTACCAGCGCCCTGGACGCCCAGTGTGAGCAGGCG CTACAGACCTGGAGATTGCAGGGGAACAGGACGATGCTGGTGATTGCCCACAGGCTGCACACGGTTCAGAATGCTGACCAAGTTCTGGTGCTCAAGCAGGGGCGTCTGGTGGAGCATGACCAGCTCAGAGACGGCCAGGATGTCTACGCCCACCTGGTACAGCAGCGGCTGGAGGCGTGA